A portion of the Oxynema aestuarii AP17 genome contains these proteins:
- a CDS encoding ATP-binding protein, translating into MEELGRFFEVGFNIGILAEIERRNLRHPFGSCYRQELASLRLSKIVRRIVKKYEAIAPQNVAIVTQWTQFFLLKGFVSGLNFLREYLKATNWKKRQLEQVEILYYQCNFGNDNTVGTSQKSERDRIRDYFAQLGMGEESDRLTLQYKGKGQFLQADTLLWLRHRQKHRIVCVDLSVFSVKSAADLVPLDEIEMLRQLLATEIKYLRSKSVFSKLRIDTGQQEDFDLHFSQDLMRYFTAFKRKDKESAKLIQAGSYAYSFYQFLQQFGRLKDAKSLILNVVGYSDRQISNLSISLDNIDLLKTCAYIYKNEPSNAQIQETRHQVLEIVRRNAAKSFENGTHLVNQLLDILSNHSANGISQVVHQEHLDNFVNSIGIVDDDLADRLQVERGSQLRSAHAQLIEKALNSDDIYLFLTGNPGIGKTTAIANFLKQHFDEGFLFLYISPRKQVNLDILEKFKDKTGNLCDDRLFCITSNSVIIKENNGLKTVLYHANKSQNHFTLNTVNFIPINDRNTNSKKSERPTSLEQTRQDTIRSLKNRSSGVLQSLCEALNGIVTQEISNHTIATVAIQSLRMTGEESSTLTHLDRIFASAYNSREERVIPEKMAAISRRIKHLFIAIDEITGDDSGVSFFKGIREFINKFNLAEYGFNLKIIVADASIVDSQVIEQHLSDSSPELDKIYVRRTKSDIEPLSVKEFNFHRNKARSINTNSYPASSLDFTYKVFLETIEFSQNPFKYDANNALVSSIQERIFKDICNLLDREGSAQILVYIQDKRRLQELIEQLKNQRKQFQYCSDYLEIHANLSDPEKSLIQQYKQDAKVIFMTSSASRGLSFPKARHILVDIPQFQIERNLMEVIQVIYRARGNYWENEELKTLDNLSKEIIFYLGDRAIYYPGTSESYSEEEMKLSKAFSRQESLLNVLNILLVLKVSILTRIVGAGRLGRKKDYSIIPIGGKSVSASGMTFTDRMANLIRQLKNEHRRLPSHQQLKRVYTSLEKLLDRAEFVLDKRSQQDFQETYLSLKNSFFSKFVEACHRFDRLLDLKDIETGYLNGNLLVVPISNRRLEESYTIALETQIKQYATPDLIEDMRAIGRNQQYPENLQAAIEDGALELIELLEGERSQSQYLELNSAESDRYYAIPLFAFVSSETLRDYFKNYPRDLEDHRRFRSLLSSYVRCLYPVYNTLPIGYKYEEFPFLIFRSYSLEQIRYKMFADRYLLRSHELNVLNLILAKE; encoded by the coding sequence ATGGAAGAATTAGGGCGCTTCTTTGAGGTGGGCTTCAATATCGGCATTTTGGCGGAGATCGAACGTCGCAATCTTCGCCATCCTTTCGGTTCGTGTTACCGACAGGAGTTAGCAAGTCTCAGGTTATCGAAAATTGTCCGCCGAATTGTTAAGAAATATGAGGCGATCGCCCCTCAAAATGTCGCGATCGTCACTCAATGGACGCAGTTTTTTTTACTCAAAGGATTTGTATCGGGATTAAACTTTCTTCGAGAATATTTAAAGGCTACTAATTGGAAAAAACGTCAACTAGAACAGGTAGAAATTCTCTACTATCAATGCAATTTTGGTAACGACAATACGGTAGGAACTTCCCAAAAAAGCGAGAGGGATCGAATACGGGACTATTTCGCTCAACTAGGTATGGGCGAAGAAAGCGATCGCCTCACCTTACAATACAAAGGTAAAGGCCAATTTTTGCAAGCCGATACCCTTTTATGGTTGCGTCATCGTCAAAAACACCGGATTGTTTGTGTCGATTTATCCGTATTTTCGGTTAAATCCGCCGCCGATTTAGTCCCCCTCGACGAAATCGAAATGTTGCGACAGCTACTCGCGACTGAAATTAAGTATTTGCGATCGAAAAGTGTGTTTTCCAAACTGCGGATCGATACCGGACAGCAAGAAGATTTTGATTTGCACTTTTCTCAAGATTTAATGCGCTATTTTACGGCATTTAAGCGTAAAGATAAAGAAAGCGCTAAGTTAATTCAAGCCGGATCGTATGCTTATAGTTTTTATCAGTTTTTGCAACAATTTGGTCGCTTAAAAGATGCAAAATCGCTTATCTTAAATGTTGTTGGCTACAGCGATCGCCAGATTAGTAATTTATCGATCTCTCTCGACAACATCGATCTTTTAAAAACTTGTGCCTATATTTATAAAAACGAACCATCAAACGCTCAAATTCAAGAAACACGACATCAAGTATTAGAGATCGTTCGGCGTAATGCAGCCAAAAGTTTTGAAAATGGAACTCATTTAGTCAATCAATTATTAGATATTTTGTCTAATCATTCAGCCAATGGCATCTCTCAAGTTGTCCATCAAGAACATCTCGATAATTTTGTCAATTCCATTGGGATTGTAGACGACGATCTTGCCGATCGCCTGCAAGTTGAACGAGGAAGTCAACTGCGATCGGCGCACGCTCAACTTATTGAAAAAGCTCTTAATTCCGACGATATTTATTTATTTTTAACGGGAAATCCTGGGATCGGCAAAACAACGGCGATCGCCAATTTCTTAAAGCAACATTTTGATGAAGGCTTTTTGTTTTTATATATCAGTCCGCGAAAACAAGTGAATTTAGATATTCTTGAAAAATTCAAAGATAAAACTGGAAATTTATGCGACGATCGCCTTTTCTGTATTACTAGCAACTCGGTCATTATCAAAGAAAATAACGGCCTCAAAACAGTTCTCTATCACGCTAATAAAAGCCAAAATCATTTTACACTAAACACCGTCAATTTTATCCCAATCAACGATCGAAATACCAATTCTAAAAAGTCGGAACGTCCAACTTCGTTAGAGCAAACCCGACAAGATACCATTCGGAGTTTAAAAAATCGAAGTTCTGGAGTTTTACAGAGTTTATGTGAAGCTCTTAATGGAATTGTTACTCAAGAAATTTCCAACCATACAATTGCTACAGTTGCCATTCAGTCCTTACGTATGACTGGCGAAGAATCTTCGACGTTAACCCATCTCGATCGCATTTTTGCTAGTGCATACAACAGTCGAGAAGAACGAGTTATTCCTGAAAAAATGGCGGCGATATCGCGACGAATTAAACATTTGTTTATCGCGATCGATGAGATTACAGGAGATGATAGTGGAGTTAGTTTTTTTAAAGGAATTCGCGAGTTTATTAATAAATTCAATCTAGCCGAATACGGGTTTAATCTGAAAATTATTGTTGCCGATGCTTCAATTGTAGATTCTCAAGTCATCGAACAACACCTGTCTGATTCTTCACCAGAACTGGATAAAATATATGTTCGGCGCACGAAATCGGACATAGAACCGCTTTCGGTTAAAGAATTTAATTTTCATAGAAATAAAGCGCGATCGATTAACACCAATTCTTATCCGGCTTCCAGTTTAGATTTCACTTATAAAGTGTTTTTGGAAACCATCGAATTTTCGCAAAATCCTTTTAAATACGATGCTAATAATGCGCTAGTTTCGAGTATCCAAGAAAGGATTTTTAAAGATATATGTAATTTACTCGATCGCGAGGGTTCGGCGCAAATCTTAGTTTATATCCAGGACAAACGACGATTACAGGAACTGATCGAACAATTAAAAAATCAGCGCAAACAATTTCAATACTGTTCTGATTATTTAGAAATTCATGCAAATTTATCAGATCCAGAAAAATCGCTCATCCAACAATACAAGCAAGATGCAAAAGTTATTTTTATGACTTCTTCGGCGAGTCGTGGCTTATCCTTCCCAAAAGCACGGCATATTTTAGTAGATATTCCTCAATTTCAAATTGAAAGAAACTTGATGGAAGTCATCCAAGTAATTTATCGCGCACGCGGGAATTATTGGGAAAATGAAGAATTAAAGACTCTCGATAATTTGAGCAAAGAAATTATTTTCTATTTAGGCGATCGCGCCATTTACTATCCTGGAACTTCCGAGAGTTATTCCGAGGAAGAAATGAAGTTATCTAAAGCTTTTTCCCGTCAGGAAAGCTTACTGAATGTCTTAAATATTCTGCTAGTTCTCAAAGTTTCAATTTTAACGCGAATTGTCGGTGCGGGACGCCTCGGACGGAAAAAAGATTACAGTATTATTCCAATTGGCGGTAAATCTGTATCGGCGTCGGGAATGACATTTACCGATCGCATGGCGAATTTAATCCGTCAGTTAAAAAACGAACATCGCCGCCTTCCCAGTCACCAACAACTTAAAAGAGTTTATACCAGTTTAGAAAAGTTACTGGATCGGGCAGAATTTGTTTTAGATAAGCGTTCTCAACAAGATTTTCAAGAAACTTATTTATCTTTAAAAAATTCTTTTTTCTCTAAGTTTGTGGAAGCTTGTCATCGATTCGATCGCCTTCTGGATTTAAAAGATATAGAAACGGGTTATTTAAACGGAAATTTGCTCGTTGTTCCCATCTCAAATCGTCGATTAGAAGAAAGTTACACGATTGCTTTAGAAACACAAATCAAGCAATATGCAACCCCAGATTTAATCGAAGATATGCGCGCGATCGGACGCAATCAGCAATATCCAGAAAACTTACAAGCGGCGATCGAAGATGGCGCACTCGAACTCATTGAGTTACTCGAAGGCGAGCGATCGCAAAGCCAGTATTTAGAACTCAACAGTGCAGAAAGCGATCGCTATTATGCAATTCCTTTATTTGCATTTGTCAGTTCGGAAACTTTACGCGATTATTTTAAAAATTACCCCCGAGATCTGGAAGACCATCGACGATTTAGAAGCTTACTTTCTAGTTACGTTCGTTGTTTATATCCCGTTTATAATACCTTACCCATTGGCTATAAATATGAAGAATTTCCCTTTTTAATTTTCCGCAGTTATAGCTTGGAACAAATACGCTACAAAATGTTTGCCGATCGCTATTTACTCCGTTCTCATGAATTGAATGTTTTAAACTTGATTTTGGCTAAAGAATAA
- the cysW gene encoding sulfate ABC transporter permease subunit CysW, whose amino-acid sequence MHEVNQDRSNLAIYHHQKQIDWGKIIAIAVAIVYLGLVLLIPAINVFFQAFRKGIAPFLHNLAEPAFLHAVTLTVIVAAIVIPINTVFGLCAAWAIARDKIPGRTLITSVIDLPFSVSPVVAGLAIVLLYGRNGWFASILDFANIKVIFALPGIVIATLFITLPFVARSVIPVLEETGADQEEAAKTLGATDWQIFWRVTLPNIRWGLLYGLILTNARAMGEFGAVAVVSGNIIRKTQTLPLFVEEAYKQYQTQAAFSAAVLLSCLGVVTLVLKEILERKTKIEDLR is encoded by the coding sequence ATGCATGAAGTCAATCAAGATCGATCTAATTTAGCAATTTACCATCATCAAAAACAGATTGATTGGGGAAAAATAATTGCGATCGCTGTTGCGATCGTTTACCTCGGATTAGTGTTGCTTATTCCAGCAATAAATGTATTTTTTCAGGCATTTCGCAAAGGCATTGCCCCTTTTCTGCATAATCTCGCCGAACCTGCGTTTTTACATGCCGTTACTTTGACTGTAATTGTTGCCGCGATTGTGATTCCAATTAATACAGTTTTTGGATTATGTGCGGCTTGGGCGATCGCCCGCGATAAAATTCCGGGACGGACCTTAATTACCAGCGTCATTGATTTACCCTTTTCTGTCTCTCCCGTGGTGGCGGGATTGGCGATCGTTTTGCTTTACGGACGCAATGGATGGTTTGCTTCGATCCTCGATTTTGCCAACATTAAAGTGATTTTTGCCCTTCCCGGCATCGTCATTGCCACTTTGTTTATCACTTTGCCCTTCGTCGCCCGTTCCGTGATTCCCGTGCTCGAAGAAACAGGCGCCGACCAAGAAGAAGCGGCGAAAACCCTCGGCGCCACAGACTGGCAAATTTTCTGGCGTGTCACTTTGCCTAACATTCGCTGGGGTTTACTCTACGGACTGATCCTCACAAATGCGCGCGCGATGGGCGAATTTGGGGCCGTCGCCGTCGTTTCCGGGAATATTATCCGCAAAACCCAAACCCTGCCTTTATTTGTCGAGGAAGCGTACAAGCAATATCAAACCCAAGCAGCCTTTTCGGCGGCGGTGTTGCTGTCGTGTCTCGGAGTCGTCACTTTAGTTCTCAAGGAGATTTTGGAACGCAAAACCAAAATCGAAGACCTTCGATAA
- the cysT gene encoding sulfate ABC transporter permease subunit CysT, giving the protein MKHISWPWRITFGYMTIMLLLPIAALLLSASTKGFAEFWRIATSPIAIAAYDVTFITALLAAGLNGIFGTLIAWVLVRYEFPFKRIVDATIDLPFALPTAVAGLSLATVYSENGWIGSLLAPLGIKIAFTRLGVWVAMLFISLPFVVRTLQPVLREIEPEIEECAWCLGASKSQTFWRVLLPQMISPILIGVALGFSRAVGEYGSIVIVASNIPFKDLIAPVLVFQRLEQYDYYGATVIGTVLLVVSLLILLAINLLQTWGRRYA; this is encoded by the coding sequence ATGAAACACATTTCCTGGCCGTGGCGGATAACTTTCGGCTACATGACCATCATGTTATTGTTACCGATCGCCGCCTTATTGCTCAGTGCGTCTACCAAAGGATTCGCCGAATTTTGGCGAATTGCGACCAGTCCGATCGCGATCGCCGCTTACGATGTCACCTTTATCACCGCCTTACTCGCTGCCGGACTCAACGGCATTTTTGGCACTTTAATCGCTTGGGTTTTAGTGCGTTATGAATTCCCATTCAAACGAATTGTCGATGCGACGATCGACTTGCCTTTTGCCCTTCCCACGGCAGTCGCCGGATTGAGTTTAGCAACAGTTTACAGCGAAAATGGTTGGATCGGTTCTTTACTCGCTCCTCTTGGGATTAAAATTGCATTTACGCGATTGGGAGTTTGGGTCGCAATGCTGTTTATTTCTTTACCATTTGTGGTCAGAACCTTACAACCTGTATTGCGAGAAATTGAACCCGAAATCGAAGAATGTGCCTGGTGTTTGGGGGCATCGAAAAGCCAAACGTTTTGGCGAGTTCTTCTTCCTCAAATGATTTCCCCGATTTTAATCGGTGTTGCCTTGGGATTTTCAAGAGCAGTCGGGGAATACGGCTCGATCGTCATCGTCGCGTCCAACATTCCTTTTAAAGATTTAATTGCTCCCGTTTTAGTCTTTCAACGCTTGGAACAATACGACTATTATGGAGCAACAGTTATCGGTACGGTTTTGTTAGTCGTTTCGTTGCTAATTTTATTAGCTATCAATCTTTTACAAACTTGGGGAAGACGCTATGCATGA
- a CDS encoding sulfate ABC transporter substrate-binding protein, with amino-acid sequence MNKNRSCWRIFPALTLGIGTVLIGAIAGCSPSEKSENTVELTLVSYMVTHAAYQHIIPQFAEQWQRDRGQTVVVRESYGASGNQTRTVLHGLEADVVALALTLDIRQIEKAGLIDPGWEQEAPNGAIVTRSVPALAVREGNPQQIKTWADLAKTGVTVLTPNPKTSGVARWNFLALWGSVTETGGSPEEALQFTRNVFANAPALPKDAREATDIFFRDHRADVLINYENELILAQLNDRPIAYFVPEVNLAIEHAVAVVDRNVEAHGNREVAEAFVRYLFTPEAQREFAKVGFRPVDPTVAAEFADRYPPVKNLYTIEDLGGWDALQAQFFDEGGIFDRIEAAIGP; translated from the coding sequence ATGAACAAAAATCGCTCTTGCTGGCGAATTTTTCCAGCGCTAACTTTGGGAATCGGGACAGTTTTAATCGGGGCGATCGCGGGGTGTTCGCCGTCGGAAAAGTCGGAGAACACGGTAGAGTTGACTCTCGTATCTTACATGGTGACTCATGCCGCTTACCAGCACATTATTCCCCAATTTGCCGAGCAGTGGCAGCGCGATCGCGGTCAAACCGTGGTCGTTCGTGAAAGTTACGGCGCCTCTGGAAACCAGACCCGGACGGTATTACACGGATTAGAAGCCGATGTCGTCGCCCTCGCGTTGACCCTCGATATCCGGCAAATCGAGAAAGCCGGACTGATCGATCCGGGGTGGGAACAAGAGGCGCCAAATGGGGCGATCGTGACGCGATCGGTTCCGGCCCTGGCGGTTCGCGAGGGCAATCCCCAGCAAATTAAAACATGGGCAGATTTAGCAAAAACCGGGGTGACCGTGTTGACGCCTAACCCGAAAACTTCCGGTGTCGCCCGTTGGAATTTCCTCGCTCTCTGGGGTTCGGTAACCGAAACGGGGGGGAGTCCGGAAGAAGCTTTGCAGTTTACCCGCAATGTATTTGCCAACGCTCCCGCCTTGCCGAAGGACGCACGGGAAGCGACGGATATTTTCTTTCGCGACCATCGCGCCGACGTGCTGATTAATTACGAAAACGAGTTGATTTTAGCACAATTAAACGATCGCCCGATTGCTTACTTCGTTCCCGAGGTTAACTTGGCGATCGAACATGCAGTCGCCGTGGTCGATCGCAATGTCGAAGCCCACGGCAATCGAGAAGTCGCCGAAGCTTTTGTGCGATACCTGTTTACGCCGGAAGCGCAACGGGAATTCGCCAAAGTCGGCTTTCGTCCCGTCGATCCCACAGTGGCGGCAGAGTTTGCCGACCGCTATCCCCCAGTGAAGAATTTATACACCATCGAAGATTTAGGGGGTTGGGATGCCTTACAAGCCCAGTTTTTCGACGAAGGGGGGATCTTCGATCGCATTGAAGCGGCGATCGGCCCTTAA
- a CDS encoding sulfate ABC transporter substrate-binding protein: MNWHRSIALLLVGTFSGVAIAACTGGERSSENSLELTLVSYAVTRAAYENIIPKFTAEWKEKHGQDITFTQSYGGSGSQTRAVVDGLEADIVALALALDTQKIEEAGLIDPGWENEAPNGAIVHKSVAALVTREGNPKQIETWQDLAKPDVATITANPKTSGGARWNFLALWGAATRTRGDETAAENFVTQVFKNVPILPRDARESSDVFFKQGQGDVLINYENEVILAAINGQKLPYVVPDVNISIDNPIAVVDANVDRHGTREVAEAFVEYLFTPAAQREFAKVGFRPVDASVAEEFKEQYPEVKTLFTVEDLGGWDQVQTQFFDEGALFDKMLAEINR, translated from the coding sequence ATGAATTGGCATCGTTCTATCGCTCTATTGCTCGTCGGAACTTTTTCCGGTGTGGCGATCGCCGCTTGCACCGGGGGCGAGCGATCGTCAGAAAATTCCCTCGAATTGACCCTAGTTTCTTATGCCGTTACCCGCGCTGCTTATGAAAACATCATTCCTAAATTCACTGCGGAATGGAAAGAAAAGCACGGGCAAGATATCACCTTCACTCAAAGTTATGGCGGTTCCGGCTCTCAAACTCGTGCCGTTGTTGACGGGTTAGAAGCCGATATCGTCGCCCTCGCGTTAGCCTTAGATACTCAAAAAATTGAAGAAGCCGGACTCATCGATCCGGGCTGGGAAAATGAAGCGCCGAACGGGGCGATCGTTCATAAATCCGTCGCCGCTTTAGTCACCCGAGAAGGCAATCCCAAACAGATCGAAACCTGGCAAGATTTAGCCAAGCCAGATGTCGCCACTATTACCGCCAATCCGAAAACCTCCGGGGGCGCGCGCTGGAATTTCCTCGCCTTATGGGGAGCCGCAACCCGCACGAGAGGGGACGAAACGGCAGCCGAAAACTTCGTGACTCAAGTTTTTAAAAACGTCCCCATTTTACCCAGAGATGCCCGAGAGTCGAGCGATGTTTTCTTCAAACAAGGTCAAGGAGATGTGTTAATCAACTATGAAAATGAGGTAATTTTAGCCGCCATTAACGGTCAAAAACTTCCCTATGTCGTTCCCGATGTCAATATTTCTATTGATAATCCAATCGCCGTTGTCGATGCCAATGTAGACCGACATGGAACCCGGGAAGTTGCCGAAGCTTTCGTCGAATATTTATTCACGCCAGCAGCACAACGGGAATTTGCTAAGGTCGGTTTTCGCCCCGTCGATGCCAGTGTCGCTGAAGAGTTTAAAGAGCAGTATCCGGAGGTTAAGACTTTATTTACTGTTGAAGATTTAGGCGGCTGGGATCAAGTCCAAACTCAATTTTTTGATGAAGGGGCATTGTTCGATAAAATGCTCGCCGAAATTAATCGCTAA
- a CDS encoding sulfate/molybdate ABC transporter ATP-binding protein, producing the protein MGIVVENVSKRFGNFAAVDSVSLTVKTGCLMALLGPSGSGKSTLLRLISGLETPDSGKIWLIGQDATYQSVQERNIGFVFQHYALFKHLTVRQNIAFGLEIRKLPKAKVKRRVEQLLNLIQLEGLGDRYPNQLSGGQRQRVALARALAVEPQVLLLDEPFGALDAKVRKDLRAWLRRLHDEVHVTTVFVTHDQEEAMEVADEIAIFNQGHIEQVGSPSEIYDRPATPFVMSFIGPVNVLPSHSRIFQDRPVDGAGKQVFVRSHDVAVAPVASDNSAPARVVRIVNLGWEIQAELQLDDGQMVVAHLSRERFDELNLEPQQRVFVSPREAKSFPLDYSI; encoded by the coding sequence GTGGGTATTGTTGTCGAAAACGTCTCGAAACGATTCGGAAATTTTGCCGCCGTCGATTCCGTCAGTTTGACCGTGAAAACGGGCTGCCTGATGGCCTTACTCGGCCCGTCCGGTTCGGGAAAATCTACCTTATTGCGCTTGATTTCCGGCTTGGAAACCCCAGATAGCGGCAAAATCTGGCTGATCGGTCAGGATGCCACCTACCAAAGCGTCCAAGAGCGTAATATCGGTTTCGTTTTCCAGCATTACGCCCTATTTAAACATCTGACAGTTCGGCAAAACATCGCCTTCGGACTGGAAATTCGGAAACTGCCCAAAGCAAAGGTCAAAAGGCGTGTCGAACAACTGCTCAATTTAATTCAATTAGAAGGTTTGGGCGATCGCTACCCGAACCAACTCTCCGGCGGTCAGCGACAACGGGTCGCCCTGGCGAGGGCCCTCGCCGTCGAGCCCCAAGTGTTGCTCCTCGACGAACCTTTTGGCGCTTTAGATGCAAAAGTTCGCAAAGATTTGCGCGCTTGGTTGCGCCGCCTCCACGATGAAGTCCACGTCACCACGGTGTTCGTCACCCACGACCAAGAAGAAGCGATGGAAGTCGCCGACGAAATCGCCATTTTCAATCAAGGTCACATCGAACAAGTCGGGTCCCCCTCGGAAATATACGATCGCCCCGCCACGCCGTTCGTGATGAGTTTCATCGGTCCGGTCAACGTTTTACCCAGTCATTCGCGCATTTTCCAAGATCGGCCCGTCGATGGCGCCGGAAAACAGGTATTCGTTCGCTCTCACGATGTAGCCGTCGCCCCGGTCGCCAGCGACAACAGCGCCCCGGCGCGCGTCGTGAGAATCGTCAATCTCGGTTGGGAAATTCAAGCGGAACTGCAACTCGATGACGGTCAGATGGTGGTCGCCCATTTAAGCCGGGAACGGTTCGACGAACTCAATCTCGAACCGCAACAACGAGTCTTCGTCAGTCCTAGGGAAGCAAAATCGTTTCCCTTGGATTATTCGATTTAA
- the dusA gene encoding tRNA dihydrouridine(20/20a) synthase DusA, which translates to MTSTLPRSAPVLDSPDDRPAGRPLSVAPMMDRTDRHFRYFMRQITRETLLYTEMVVSAAIIHGDRDRLLGFSPEEKPLALQIGGDDPRELAECARIAEDFGYDELNLNVGCPSSRVQNGNFGACLMARPERVAEAVAAMQAATRLPVTVKHRIGIDDRDRYEDMAHFVSVVAEAGCRRFTVHARKAWLSGLNPKENRNVPPLRYADVYRLKREFPHLWIEINGGIKTVAQIEQQLQQVDAVMVGRAAYDDPYLFAPCDRAIFGVASAPPTRHEVVERMLPYIDRCVGAGVRLHKISRHLLQLFAGQPGSRAWKRHISEHACRPGAGSTVICEALARVPRG; encoded by the coding sequence ATGACTTCAACCCTTCCCCGTTCTGCTCCTGTCCTCGACTCCCCCGACGATCGCCCGGCGGGCCGTCCCTTGAGTGTGGCGCCGATGATGGATCGGACCGATCGCCACTTCCGCTATTTCATGCGTCAAATTACCCGCGAGACTTTGTTGTATACCGAGATGGTGGTCTCGGCGGCGATTATACACGGCGATCGCGATCGCCTCCTGGGGTTTTCCCCGGAAGAAAAACCGCTTGCCTTGCAAATAGGCGGCGACGACCCGCGCGAATTGGCGGAATGCGCCCGAATTGCCGAGGATTTCGGTTACGACGAACTCAATTTAAACGTCGGTTGTCCCAGTTCTCGGGTGCAGAATGGCAATTTCGGCGCCTGTCTGATGGCCCGACCGGAACGGGTGGCGGAGGCAGTAGCGGCGATGCAGGCGGCGACGCGCTTACCCGTGACCGTCAAACACCGGATCGGTATCGACGATCGCGACCGCTACGAGGACATGGCTCACTTTGTGTCGGTGGTCGCCGAGGCGGGCTGTCGTCGTTTCACGGTTCACGCGCGCAAGGCGTGGTTGTCGGGGTTGAATCCCAAGGAAAATCGCAATGTTCCGCCGTTGCGTTACGCCGATGTCTATCGGTTGAAGCGGGAGTTTCCGCATTTGTGGATCGAAATCAACGGCGGGATTAAAACGGTGGCGCAAATCGAGCAGCAGTTGCAGCAGGTCGATGCGGTGATGGTCGGACGGGCCGCTTACGACGATCCTTATTTATTCGCCCCGTGCGATCGCGCTATTTTCGGGGTAGCCTCGGCGCCGCCGACCCGTCACGAGGTGGTGGAACGGATGCTGCCTTATATCGATCGCTGCGTGGGCGCCGGGGTGCGCTTGCACAAAATTAGCCGTCACCTGTTGCAACTGTTTGCGGGACAGCCCGGGTCGCGCGCCTGGAAGCGCCACATCAGCGAACACGCCTGTCGTCCCGGGGCCGGATCGACGGTGATTTGTGAAGCGCTCGCTCGGGTTCCTCGGGGATAA